TGCCCACATATTTGATTTTTGAGTTGCTTTCTTCGTAGGCCATAAGTTGTTTCTCTGCCACAAGTTGTTGTTATGGACTAATTTGTTGATGCAATTTGTCTTTTAAGCTCGTTTGGCAATATTTCAAAACACAATGCCAACAACATTATAGTTGGCGACGTTTTACTGAAGATACAATATTTAGGGCCACATGTGccaaaatgaagaaaaaaaatcaccaaCCGCCACAAGATGAATGAGCTGATGTTACTTTATGCAGAGTTAATTCCTAATTTGTTTTGTGGTGTTTGGTGATGGCAATGACAAACTTTGTAGCTTTCCATGGCCTGAAGTACTTTCTGGAGAGCTAAAGCATTGTGAAAGTAATTTTTATACAAATCTACATATTGAAATAACTAGGAAATTGTCTACGGAATTCATTTGCGTGGTATCATTCCTTAAGAAACACTAATTTGGTAGGAGCTGATAAATTCATTTGGGAACCTTTTGGCAACCCCATTTTCCCAAGGGATTTTCACTAGCCCACATTGCAAATAAATATTATAAAAAGGGCCATCATATTACTTGGTTAACGAAAGGAGTTTGATAAGTTTCAATTTGTCTTGGCAGCCCCCTTAAATTTTATTCTTTTATACATTTCGATTTGTCTTATCAGTCAGGGGAGGTGCCACCCTATAGGCaaggtggggcagctgccctaGCTACCTGGACGCATGCCACACAATACATGTGTCATTTAAAAGTTGTAATGCTTCCGCAGCCCACAGCCATTAAAATACATCTGCCACTAAAATACGCTCACAAACACCCACATGGTGGATACGAATTCCATTAGGACACAAGTTCTTAATCATGTTAGGAAACATGTCCGATTGTACTGAGAAATGAATCCTTAATTTAAAATCAATCGAACATGAGTCCttcatttaaattttaaatcaaCCAATCTTACAAATAGGACACATGTTCTTAATTATAATAGAACATGAACCCCTATTTTAAATAAATCCAAATCGCATATATAAAAATTCATAATGTGAAACCTGGCCGAAACCAATACACATTCTATTCGCGCACGAAACCAGAGTACCATCACCAATGTCCTGTTTTAGTTGGTTCCACTATTATGATACAAGTTGCAAAGCAAACACATATAAATCCCTTCTAATATATACTTGTTTACTAGGGGTGGAAGGGATTGAATGTGAATGGGATAATATATTTCCCAAATTTGTTTCCTTATTTTCAAATGAATTTGGTTGTGCATTCAGATGTTCTAAAAAACTAATACTGATTTGATGATTCCAAAACTGATTTAGGATATACTGTACCTTTTAATGATAAATTCAATTTTCAGTTTTTACAAACtgaagtatttttttaaaacaaataaatatcaAGAAATATTTGGGTCAACATTTTCTAGTAGAGTAATTAAAAAGAAATAGCAATAATATTTATCAGATCGTATGGATAATTGTCCATATGCACTTTCTACAGCCTAATGCAAAAGAGTAAATTCTTTTTATGCCATCGAAAACTATAACAATCCCTTATGTGCCATCGGAAATTATGCGATCCCTTCTATGCCATTGGTTTTAATTTTTCATCCCTTCAGTGCCATTGCCATTACTTTAAATCAAACGGTGTTAACTTTCTGAGCATCGCTGTAAAATCTAAGGTTTACAGGGGGTTCTTTGTAGAATGACgaagacacaaagaaaagaaagagagttACCATATCTTTTAGGGAGGTTTGTGCAAAAGTGACTTTCTTCAACCTGTGTACGCATGAGCGTGCCCCGCCCGCTCGCTCGAGCGCGGCCGCGTCACCGCTCCCGCGCGCGGTGCGctggccgccccgccccgcccccacGTGCGCGGCTGCGTCCCTGTCCCACACGCATGCGGCGCACTGGCCGCCCCGCCTGCTCTCTCGCGCAGGCGTGGCCCCGCTCCTGCACGCGGCGCGCTGGCCGCCCCGCCCCCACGCGCGTGCGGCGAGCCGGCTGCCCCGCCCGCtcgctcgcgccggccgccccttcACGCTCCCTCGCTTCGACGATGGAGGAGGCTGGGTCAGGGGCTCAGGGCTCGGGCGGCGCGTGCTGGAGCGGAAGAGCAGCGCGAGGAGGCTGTAGCTGGGAGCGCACTGAGGCCGTTTCCCAAGAATTAACGGCGATGGCATAGAAGGGATCCAAAAATCAAAACCGATGGCATAGAAGGGAAGTTATAATTTTCAATGGGGATCGATATAGATTTCGATGGCATAAAATGAATTTACTCAATGCAAAAAGTACATATCATGAAAGGATTGTCTGAAAGAAGTAAAATGTGAAGTGTAGTACCGATATGATGGCTTGGGGATGTAGATGAGCAGTGTAGTGTCGTCTGCCCACTACTACAGCCacccctatcaccgccggttctaaaacagcatcaccaacggttttgggtaccgttggatttaagtcgttggtgatagcggggccatcaccgccggttccagaaccgttggtgatggggacatcaacaccgccggttgaagacacgaaccggcggtgaagacctttttcccataaaaaaaaaaatatattttcatataataatattgcatcatTGTGGAACACCTCATTTGCTCAAGAACAAGCAGATTCTGTTATTAGCTTAACTGAATTATATTAGGTAATCTTATCTCATTACTTAAACATGCATTCAACCTATCAGCTACTACTAAGCTAGCTAGGTTCAATAGCACAATATATGTTTGCATCATTGTAGGTTGGCAGCACATTCTTCACTTAAGTTGGCGCAAGGCTGGAGAAAACAATAGAAAATTTGGTTATACGATCAACTTGGAAGGATGATGATGCATATGCAGCACATGATAGAAAGGAAATTAATTGAACATGCAGGCTCATGTTGTCACAGTTTATATCTAATTCCAACATATCTCTCCTTGAATGGGTGTTCGATAAAGGGAAGCAATGAGTACTAACATGATTACCTGATATCAGAAAGTTCAGCAACATCTTGGCCCAAAATGCATGTGATTGAACGGATAATATTTTCTAGAGGAAGAATCTCAGCAGTCATCACTGTGGCAACAATGCGTGCAAAATCAAAACAAACCTGTGACAACAGATCAAACACAGGCAAGTTAAAGATACACAGGGTTAACCAAATGTTAAAATTATTCATAAAGGTTGATGCCAACCTTGTGCAGAGAACCATCCCCATAGCAGAGGATAGAACAAGCAGCAGAAACAAATGGCATGTTAACAAGCCCATCAACATACAAGGTCCCATCTGCAAGACACTTGTTAACTAGTTTAATAAGTGAAGTGGCAAATGGACGCCATCTTTCATCGCCTGTCAGATCAACCAGCACGCCAGGTCCATTCTTAGGTTGGCAACTGGCTGGGAGCTCACTATAAGGCCCAGGTGAGTCTAATATATTTGAGAAGGATCCACAGAGGCATTTAACTAAACACCTTCCAGGTGGCACACCACTAGGACTCTCATCATGCATTGATGCCACATATAGTAGATCTGTTGGATTGGACAAGCTCAAGTTTCAGCCTTTCTGCATGACCCATAATTTAAAGATTAAGAGCACAAAGCAAAACACATACCTTCTACTGTGACCATAGCATCCAGGAAGAACTGTCTGTAGGCTTCTCGGTCACCTGTGCGAAGAATGGAGAGCAGATTCCAAACTGCACTGAATATAAGCTCATGGCTCGACCTGCAACAGTGAAGAAACAGCATACATGTAAATGACAGGTGGGGATGTCTAACAGGTGGAATCTGCTGGTGTTTAAAGGAACATAGCCCCTGTTTTAAGCAAGCTAAAGACCATCATTCAGCTTACAGCGCAGCTGATGGCACACATACCCATCAGGACAGTGACAGCACTCCCCTCTTATCACGTTACAAGTTCTGGAACACAAAGCCACTAGTACAATCAAGAATAGGAAGCAAAACACCTACAATGTAACCGGCAGCTTCTCCACAGCTCAGATCATCCTGGACGAGTTCTAAAGTAATACGCATTTCCCTCaaaaacaaaatcaatacaCATGTAGGTAGCCACACTAAAGACTAGTTAGTGTCCACGCCCACATTATCAGCTAAATTTATCACATGTCTGGATGGGAAACAAATGAGTATGGAATCAAATGGACAATGCATGGAAGTTGCAACACCACTGCACACACCCGAACCGGATAAATGTATCTAAATTTTAGCGAAAAAGATGTACAGCCCACGTGGTCCCAATCAAATTACACATTCATACCGCATTCTATTCCAGGATGAAAGGAAACACAAATATTAGGAGTGATTGGACTAGAGTTTTGTGGAGGGAAGATGGGGGAGAAGGCAGGTACCTGAAATCGGG
This genomic interval from Panicum virgatum strain AP13 chromosome 8K, P.virgatum_v5, whole genome shotgun sequence contains the following:
- the LOC120646430 gene encoding serine/threonine-protein kinase ATR-like, with protein sequence MVTVEDLLYVASMHDESPSGVPPGRCLVKCLCGSFSNILDSPGPYSELPASCQPKNGPGVLVDLTGDERWRPFATSLIKLVNKCLADGTLYVDGLVNMPFVSAACSILCYGDGSLHKVCFDFARIVATVMTAEILPLENIIRSITCILGQDVAELSDISLAPT